The stretch of DNA GGGTGGCCTCGGAGAAGTTACCAAGCATCTCAATGGCACCAGCGACGGACTTGACCTTGGGGAAACCGTCGACCTTTCGGagcttggtgttgttggcGACCTGGAGACCACCGCCAAtctcctcgagctcggGGACCTTGAGGTCGGTGAGCTCAGAGTTGGACACAAAGAAGATACCACCGCCAACCTTGGTGAGCTGGGGCAGAGagatgttcttgatggtgttgttgaCGTAGCCGATGGAGTTGTTGACGTAGGTCAGGTTGGGCATGTCGGCCTTAGAGACACCTCGGAAAGAGATGTTGGCGGCCCACTGCAAGCTGTCAAACTGGGCCTCGAGGCCGGGGGCGTTGTCGGAGATCTGGAGCGACTCGGTCACGTGCTGGAGTCCGAGGGCAATCTGCTTGAGGTAtcggttgttgttgatgttgacCTCACCGACGTCGACGACGTTGATGCccatgagctccttgatggaggtgtCGGAAATGACGACAGAGGTGGCGTTGTTGACACCCTGGTTGAGCTGCATAACGTCGAGGTTGGGCAGGGTGATCCACTTGAGGTTTCCGACGGCCTGGAGGGCGGGGAAGGAGAGGGTGGACAGACCGTTAAGCACCTGGAGGTCGAGGTCCTTGCCGACGGAGGTCAGCTTGGGGGCGGTCAGTGAGTTGAGGGTAGACAGGttgttggccttgagggAGCCGGTGATCTCCTCGATTCCGTCAATGGAGAGCACGCCGGCCTCACCGGTGATTTCGATGGAACCATCGAGCTTCTTGCAACCAGCAATCTTGTCGAGGTCCGACTGGGACTGGACCTTGATGTCCTGAGAGCAGCCGGACTGCTGAGAGGAGGATGcagaggtggtggcggAGGACTGGGCAGAGGCCAGAGCCACGAGGGCGGCCAGAAGAGCGTGGGAAAACTGCATTTTCTTTTCGTGGAGGAAAGTAGCCGACAGGAGCAAACGAGTGTGGTGGGAGGGAAAAGGACACAAATAAGAGAGAAGCTGTGACAAGTTTGGGAGGGAGGAGACGGGGGCTGGTTTTAGGCTTTTAGCCTTTTAGGCTTTTTATGGTTCAGTGATCATTGACTTTGTTGTGTGTACCCGAATTTGGGGGCTGGTTGTCTAGGTGACGAGGAGGGGGGAGGCTACGGGTTCCAATAGGGTCCGTCTAAGGCGAGTAACTGGCAGATTTTGGCCTGAAAAAAGAGGTTGCGGCGCCCTATATGCCAATCGCTATCCATCTAACATCTTTGGCAGCCCTGGTTGTCCGCTCTACGGCCCCGATTTGC from Yarrowia lipolytica chromosome 1D, complete sequence encodes:
- a CDS encoding uncharacterized protein (Compare to YALI0D07480g, similar to Saccharomyces cerevisiae SPS22 (YCL048W) and SPS2 (YDR522C); ancestral locus Anc_1.25, similar to uniprot|P38248 Saccharomyces Cerevisiae YBR078w ECM33 involved in cell wall), which gives rise to MQFSHALLAALVALASAQSSATTSASSSQQSGCSQDIKVQSQSDLDKIAGCKKLDGSIEITGEAGVLSIDGIEEITGSLKANNLSTLNSLTAPKLTSVGKDLDLQVLNGLSTLSFPALQAVGNLKWITLPNLDVMQLNQGVNNATSVVISDTSIKELMGINVVDVGEVNINNNRYLKQIALGLQHVTESLQISDNAPGLEAQFDSLQWAANISFRGVSKADMPNLTYVNNSIGYVNNTIKNISLPQLTKVGGGIFFVSNSELTDLKVPELEEIGGGLQVANNTKLRKVDGFPKVKSVAGAIEMLGNFSEATLPKLNQVKGGVDVESNDSGFNCSSWNDAHSNGDIQGDSYQCSAKESQTSVALSATSGSGSASSSATGSAGSSGSAGTSAGSSAQASGSSAKKDGDKKNSANTLRGAEIVAGFGAGAAILIHLL